A part of Candidatus Thermoplasmatota archaeon genomic DNA contains:
- a CDS encoding AMP-binding protein, protein MAWLDMGESLRVNAAKFPDKMALKDERRSVTFSELNTRVNKLANALLGMGLKKGDKLGVVSYNCIEFMEVYLAAAKSRVIVVPLNWRQTSRAFKYILSNSDASAIMVHTDFVDRINEIRDELSVDPGRFVCLNGEPAEGYLDYEELLDGGSEEEPAVEIKNEDTWVILYTSGTTGVPKGVVRSHASYTAFYLINEVEFGFRHSDYGLIVMPLFHVNSTFYSFVFTYIGASVYIHKEKSFDPEEVLQIIQRENITFTSLIPTHYNLILSLPDGVKSKYNVSSMRSILCSSAPVWKKTKLEIMDFFKDVELFEAYGSTEAGLVTLLRPEDQMRKLGSIGQECAGTDVLRVLDEDGNEVPVGDVGELYSRGPMMFDEYYNQPEKTKAAFIGDYFSAGDMARKDEEGYYTLVDRKDNMIITGGEHVFPSEVEGMIGEHVSVRAVAIIGERHIKWGEAVTAVVVLKNGRECTERELIEFCRGRMAAFKKPKKVRFITEEEMPRTPTGKVLHRILRERFGKPVE, encoded by the coding sequence ATGGCTTGGCTGGACATGGGCGAATCACTGCGAGTCAACGCGGCGAAGTTCCCTGACAAGATGGCCCTCAAGGACGAGAGGCGGTCGGTGACATTCTCTGAGCTGAACACGCGAGTGAACAAGCTCGCGAACGCGCTCCTGGGCATGGGGCTCAAGAAGGGCGACAAGCTGGGAGTCGTCTCCTACAACTGCATCGAGTTCATGGAGGTCTACCTCGCCGCCGCGAAGTCGCGCGTGATCGTCGTCCCGCTAAACTGGCGACAGACCAGCAGGGCCTTCAAGTACATCCTCTCCAACTCGGATGCGTCCGCGATCATGGTCCACACGGACTTCGTGGACAGGATCAACGAGATAAGGGACGAGCTGTCCGTGGACCCTGGAAGGTTCGTCTGCCTGAACGGCGAGCCAGCGGAGGGCTACCTGGACTACGAGGAGCTGCTAGACGGGGGCAGCGAGGAAGAGCCTGCTGTCGAGATCAAGAACGAGGACACATGGGTCATCCTCTACACGTCCGGCACGACGGGCGTGCCCAAGGGCGTGGTGCGCTCCCACGCGTCGTACACGGCGTTCTACCTGATAAACGAGGTCGAGTTCGGCTTCAGGCACAGCGACTACGGGCTGATAGTGATGCCCCTTTTCCACGTCAACTCGACGTTCTACTCATTCGTCTTCACGTACATCGGCGCGAGCGTGTACATACACAAGGAGAAGAGCTTCGACCCTGAGGAGGTCCTGCAGATCATACAGAGGGAGAACATCACCTTCACGTCGCTCATCCCGACGCACTACAACCTGATACTCTCGCTTCCCGACGGGGTGAAGAGCAAATACAACGTCTCCTCGATGCGGTCCATCCTCTGCTCCTCGGCACCGGTGTGGAAGAAGACGAAGCTGGAGATAATGGACTTCTTCAAGGACGTGGAGCTGTTCGAGGCCTACGGGTCGACGGAGGCGGGGCTCGTTACTCTCCTGAGACCGGAGGACCAGATGCGTAAGCTGGGCTCCATCGGTCAGGAGTGCGCCGGCACGGACGTCCTCAGGGTGCTGGACGAGGACGGGAACGAGGTCCCTGTCGGCGACGTGGGCGAGCTCTACTCGCGCGGCCCGATGATGTTCGACGAGTACTACAATCAGCCCGAGAAGACGAAGGCCGCCTTCATAGGCGACTACTTCAGCGCGGGCGACATGGCGCGCAAGGACGAGGAGGGCTACTACACCCTCGTGGACAGGAAGGACAATATGATAATCACTGGCGGGGAGCATGTGTTCCCGTCCGAAGTGGAGGGCATGATCGGAGAGCACGTTTCGGTCAGGGCGGTCGCGATAATCGGAGAGCGGCACATCAAGTGGGGGGAGGCCGTGACAGCGGTCGTCGTTCTCAAGAACGGCAGAGAGTGCACCGAAAGGGAGCTCATCGAGTTCTGTCGGGGAAGGATGGCCGCCTTCAAGAAACCCAAGAAGGTGAGGTTCATCACCGAAGAGGAGATGCCCCGCACACCGACTGGGAAAGTCCTTCATCGGATACTGAGAGAGAGGTTCGGCAAGCCCGTCGAGTAG
- a CDS encoding metallophosphoesterase, producing the protein MEEIAFEEILEDPFKIKMLSEGQIERTQRKLKTLLDVEPALVRLQDPRPAVIIGDTHGDLRTVISILSKEFLPPEDRPYLILLGDYVDRGPNQVATVNLISMLKVHFPDRVVMLRGNHESEELNNIYGFRRAATDHPCIGESGFKRYQDVFGAMPHCVLLEWNRVFGVHGGTPFDPHHEGPFSLGELKALKKAKRLEDLEEASRQMMWGDPSEDLQAEEGFEFNFKRGFGYLFGRRIFDEFMDSNDISLAIRSHQMFQEGYWYFFDNRLLSILSTRHYEGYNIEPHYVKVDVDGGLQLLEV; encoded by the coding sequence GTGGAGGAGATCGCGTTCGAGGAGATACTGGAGGACCCCTTCAAGATCAAGATGCTCTCGGAGGGGCAGATCGAGCGCACCCAGAGGAAGCTGAAGACGCTTCTTGATGTGGAACCCGCGCTCGTGCGTCTTCAGGACCCCCGCCCGGCGGTCATCATCGGGGACACCCACGGGGACCTGAGGACCGTCATATCGATCCTGAGCAAGGAGTTCCTCCCGCCAGAGGACAGGCCCTACCTAATCCTCCTCGGCGACTACGTTGACAGGGGACCGAACCAGGTGGCGACGGTCAACCTCATCAGCATGCTGAAGGTGCACTTCCCCGACCGAGTGGTCATGCTCAGGGGCAACCACGAGAGCGAGGAGTTGAACAACATCTACGGCTTCCGCCGCGCGGCTACGGACCACCCGTGCATCGGAGAGTCAGGATTCAAGCGATATCAGGATGTGTTCGGAGCCATGCCCCACTGCGTCCTGCTGGAGTGGAACCGCGTGTTCGGCGTCCACGGCGGGACCCCGTTCGACCCGCACCACGAGGGCCCGTTCTCCCTGGGCGAGCTGAAGGCTCTCAAGAAGGCCAAGCGTCTCGAGGACCTGGAGGAGGCGAGCCGCCAGATGATGTGGGGTGACCCGAGCGAGGACCTGCAGGCAGAGGAGGGGTTCGAGTTCAACTTCAAGCGCGGCTTCGGGTACCTGTTCGGCCGCCGGATCTTTGACGAGTTCATGGACAGCAATGACATCTCCCTGGCGATAAGGAGCCATCAGATGTTCCAGGAGGGGTACTGGTACTTCTTCGACAACCGCCTGCTGAGCATTCTCTCGACGAGGCACTATGAAGGATACAACATAGAGCCGCACTACGTGAAGGTCGACGTCGACGGCGGCCTGCAGCTCCTAGAGGTCTAG
- a CDS encoding acyl-CoA dehydratase activase, whose translation MFAGIDVGASATKCMIIDEGKNELSSAVKRTGMSLRKVADEVYKEALSGAGLELDGIKVVATGFGRKNVDFADSIRTEISCHCKGCYHHFPRALTIVDIGGQDTKLIRTNVEGKIIDFKMNRKCAAGTGAFLEEIARRMDVPLEEMNGIALSSEREIEIGSYCTVFTATEILSKIREGEKQEDIVRGVFGSVIKRIQEMNPLIGDVVLTGGVVAHNEILFDLLEEALGREVLKPPKPQFTGAFGAALYAMM comes from the coding sequence GTGTTCGCCGGGATCGACGTCGGAGCTTCCGCCACGAAGTGCATGATAATCGACGAGGGCAAGAACGAGCTCTCTTCGGCGGTCAAGCGGACTGGCATGTCGCTTCGCAAGGTCGCGGACGAGGTCTACAAGGAGGCCCTGAGCGGGGCTGGCCTGGAGCTTGACGGGATCAAGGTCGTCGCCACTGGCTTCGGGCGGAAGAACGTGGACTTCGCGGACTCCATCCGGACCGAAATCAGTTGCCACTGCAAGGGTTGCTATCACCACTTCCCCCGCGCGCTGACGATAGTAGACATCGGCGGGCAGGACACGAAGCTCATCAGGACGAACGTGGAGGGCAAGATCATCGACTTCAAGATGAACCGCAAGTGCGCGGCGGGAACCGGCGCCTTCCTGGAAGAGATAGCGCGCAGGATGGACGTCCCCTTGGAGGAGATGAACGGGATCGCCCTGTCCTCCGAGCGGGAGATCGAGATAGGCTCCTATTGCACCGTCTTCACCGCGACAGAGATACTGTCCAAGATCCGGGAGGGCGAGAAGCAGGAGGACATCGTTCGCGGGGTCTTCGGCTCCGTCATCAAGAGGATCCAGGAGATGAACCCGCTCATCGGAGATGTCGTGCTCACTGGCGGGGTGGTTGCGCACAATGAAATTCTCTTCGACCTGCTCGAGGAAGCGCTCGGGCGGGAAGTACTGAAACCGCCAAAACCGCAGTTCACGGGAGCGTTCGGTGCGGCCCTCTACGCGATGATGTGA
- a CDS encoding acyl-CoA dehydratase activase — protein MKVAGVDVGAKFVKVILMDDGNVIAKSSKLVGFEQKKSIDDAFQEALGTAGVKEEDIGYITATGSGRTAVHFKTDELTEVTAASKGATMLVPSARTVIDVGAEEGRAMHTDAEGKVLDFVINERCAAGAGSFTEAMARALEIEVEEIGPLSLNATEAVPMNAQCAVFAESEVVTLVHQKTSKENIARAIHDAIASRISSMARRLSIEQDIVLVGGMANNVGFVESLKRELNMDVTIPEDPEYVAALGAARVASARAGGGS, from the coding sequence ATGAAGGTAGCAGGTGTTGATGTCGGGGCGAAGTTCGTGAAGGTCATCCTGATGGACGACGGCAACGTGATAGCGAAGTCCAGCAAGCTCGTCGGCTTCGAGCAGAAGAAGTCCATCGACGATGCATTCCAGGAGGCGTTGGGCACGGCTGGCGTGAAGGAAGAGGACATCGGGTACATCACGGCCACGGGGTCAGGAAGGACCGCGGTCCACTTCAAGACGGACGAGCTGACGGAGGTGACCGCCGCCTCGAAGGGCGCCACGATGCTGGTACCGTCCGCGAGGACAGTGATCGACGTGGGCGCGGAAGAGGGAAGGGCCATGCACACCGACGCGGAGGGCAAGGTCCTGGACTTCGTGATAAACGAGCGATGCGCAGCCGGCGCGGGCTCCTTCACGGAGGCAATGGCTCGGGCCCTTGAGATAGAGGTCGAGGAGATCGGCCCGCTCTCGCTGAATGCAACGGAGGCGGTCCCGATGAACGCGCAGTGCGCCGTCTTCGCGGAGTCGGAAGTGGTCACGCTGGTCCACCAGAAGACGTCGAAGGAGAACATAGCCCGCGCGATCCACGACGCGATCGCGAGCCGCATATCATCGATGGCGAGAAGGCTGTCGATAGAGCAGGACATCGTGCTCGTGGGCGGCATGGCGAACAACGTGGGCTTCGTGGAATCGCTGAAGAGGGAGCTCAACATGGACGTGACTATTCCAGAGGATCCTGAGTACGTTGCTGCTCTCGGCGCGGCGAGGGTCGCGTCCGCACGCGCAGGAGGTGGTTCCTGA
- the bzdO gene encoding benzoyl-CoA reductase, bzd-type, subunit O has translation MADKYPTEKLKTWGEAKDIRLGYYKDFAEAHEKGGLRWAGGAWAFDAVPAGLGDDVHSLTGEPYAASIAFNKEFSDECLEATEKYGFARDLCSYMRNYWGSILLNKYNFGGEFPKPDFIWTDHICCSHAKWYQVAAELEGGVPYYCIDVAVGPHEEADENRIEYIVGQLHDGIEWMEQVTGRTYDDNKLIEAVKNEFRSTSAWAETCALNKAIPAPLDEKSMYSLYVLGTLMKHSKVVADFYEKLRDETKDRVERGIAAVPTETTRVMTDTQPPWAFLRVFRYLEQYGCVSIGSLYTFGLIGLFEVKEDGSWGPKTTPMELGTSITNRDEALTELVKWNLAKPEWQHFYSPKYKSDMMIRIAREWKLDGVLLHYNRGCEGLSLGIAENRLALQEAGYPVMIFEGNMGDEREFDEARTMGRIDAFMETLGIMKEV, from the coding sequence ATGGCTGACAAGTATCCAACTGAGAAGCTGAAGACATGGGGCGAGGCCAAGGACATCCGCCTGGGCTACTACAAGGACTTCGCGGAGGCGCACGAGAAGGGCGGCCTTCGCTGGGCAGGCGGCGCGTGGGCGTTCGACGCGGTTCCCGCCGGGCTGGGGGACGACGTCCACTCGCTCACGGGAGAGCCGTACGCCGCCTCGATCGCGTTCAACAAGGAGTTCTCGGACGAGTGCCTTGAAGCGACGGAGAAGTACGGCTTCGCCCGCGACCTCTGCTCGTACATGCGCAACTACTGGGGCTCGATCCTGCTGAACAAGTACAACTTCGGCGGGGAGTTCCCCAAGCCGGACTTCATCTGGACGGACCACATCTGCTGCAGCCACGCGAAGTGGTACCAGGTCGCGGCAGAGCTCGAGGGCGGCGTGCCCTACTACTGCATCGATGTAGCGGTGGGCCCGCACGAGGAAGCGGACGAGAACCGCATCGAATACATCGTCGGGCAGCTGCACGACGGCATAGAGTGGATGGAGCAGGTCACCGGGCGCACGTACGACGACAACAAGCTCATCGAGGCCGTCAAGAACGAGTTCCGCTCGACCTCGGCGTGGGCGGAGACCTGCGCGCTGAACAAGGCAATCCCGGCACCGCTGGACGAGAAGTCGATGTACTCGCTCTATGTGCTCGGCACGCTGATGAAGCACAGCAAGGTCGTCGCGGACTTCTACGAGAAGCTCAGGGACGAGACCAAGGACCGCGTGGAGCGCGGGATCGCTGCGGTTCCGACCGAGACGACTAGGGTCATGACCGACACGCAGCCGCCGTGGGCGTTCCTCAGGGTGTTCAGGTACCTAGAGCAGTACGGGTGCGTCTCGATCGGCTCGCTCTACACGTTCGGGCTCATCGGCCTCTTCGAGGTGAAGGAGGACGGCTCGTGGGGACCGAAGACCACGCCCATGGAGTTGGGCACTTCCATAACCAACAGGGACGAGGCCCTCACGGAACTGGTGAAGTGGAACCTCGCCAAGCCTGAGTGGCAGCACTTCTACTCGCCCAAGTACAAGAGCGACATGATGATACGCATCGCCCGCGAGTGGAAGCTGGACGGCGTCCTGCTGCACTACAACCGCGGGTGCGAGGGCCTCAGTCTCGGCATCGCGGAGAACAGGCTCGCCCTCCAGGAGGCCGGATACCCGGTGATGATATTCGAGGGCAACATGGGGGACGAGCGGGAGTTCGACGAGGCGAGGACCATGGGGCGGATAGACGCGTTCATGGAGACCCTCGGGATCATGAAGGAGGTATGA
- the bzdQ gene encoding benzoyl-CoA reductase, bzd-type, subunit Q — MEKKESEYWRWKEYNWKSPELNWEDFEIITAGVDIGSVSSQAVVMGDGELFAYSNMRTGSDSPESARNAMDWALKDTGMSLDKIRYVVGTGYGRVNVPFANKAITEIACHARGANWMYGPSVRTVLDMGGQDCKAIRCDERGKVTAFLMNDKCAAGTGRGMEVFADLLGVHIQDIGELSFDIDEEPPEVSSTCVVFAKAEASQLLREGWPKNKVIAAYCAAMAHRVFTLIERLGMEKEFAITGGIAKNVGVVKRIERELKIEALKTEKDTQIAGAVGGALFGKTLVEKGKG, encoded by the coding sequence ATGGAGAAGAAGGAGTCGGAGTATTGGCGATGGAAGGAGTACAACTGGAAGTCACCGGAGCTGAACTGGGAGGATTTCGAGATAATAACCGCAGGCGTGGACATCGGCTCGGTGAGCTCGCAGGCGGTTGTCATGGGCGACGGTGAGCTGTTCGCCTACAGCAACATGAGGACGGGGTCGGACAGCCCGGAAAGTGCCAGGAACGCGATGGACTGGGCGCTCAAGGACACGGGGATGAGCCTCGACAAGATCCGATACGTCGTCGGCACGGGCTACGGGCGAGTGAACGTGCCCTTCGCGAACAAGGCGATAACCGAGATCGCGTGTCACGCTCGCGGCGCCAACTGGATGTACGGACCGTCCGTGCGAACCGTCCTGGACATGGGCGGGCAGGACTGCAAGGCCATCCGATGCGACGAGCGCGGGAAGGTGACCGCCTTCCTGATGAACGACAAGTGCGCTGCGGGCACAGGGAGAGGAATGGAGGTCTTCGCGGACCTGCTGGGCGTGCACATACAGGACATCGGCGAGCTGTCTTTCGATATCGACGAGGAGCCGCCCGAGGTCAGCAGCACTTGCGTCGTCTTCGCGAAAGCGGAAGCGTCCCAGCTCCTCAGAGAGGGCTGGCCGAAGAACAAGGTCATAGCCGCCTACTGCGCCGCAATGGCGCACCGAGTGTTCACGCTGATCGAGCGGCTGGGCATGGAGAAGGAGTTCGCCATCACGGGCGGCATCGCGAAGAACGTGGGCGTGGTCAAGAGGATAGAGCGGGAGCTCAAGATCGAGGCCCTCAAGACGGAGAAGGACACCCAGATCGCGGGCGCGGTCGGCGGTGCCCTGTTCGGAAAGACGCTCGTGGAGAAGGGAAAAGGATGA
- a CDS encoding GNAT family N-acetyltransferase: MSSIEYRHPRVEDLPVILDVINASNRDNPLWEVHELEEFRKNTFEHEEWDVEGHWVAERAGKLLGYGGARVSKLRQQAGESDGWLGVWVHPEERARGVENEIVQRSVDYLRAKGIRKAKYFDLKGTDWRDTVRHDFGFSAVHREFFMVKKGRELPEMALPEGLGFRDFMLSKAKDKQLGDLVTLENDAFSEDKNYTPNTIDSLRKWKESSPNIVRINFAVMEDKVVGVCISEIELMHNKVHKIDAGWIRLFGVAKGHRNRGIGKALLHNGMQWHWDQGMDTLYVGVDEWNPPAERVYRSVGFKVEDEGAIWSLDL; this comes from the coding sequence ATGTCGAGCATCGAGTATCGACATCCGAGAGTGGAAGACTTACCCGTAATCTTGGATGTCATCAATGCCTCAAACCGAGACAACCCGCTCTGGGAGGTCCACGAGCTGGAGGAGTTCAGGAAGAACACGTTCGAGCACGAGGAGTGGGATGTGGAGGGTCACTGGGTCGCGGAACGGGCGGGCAAGTTGCTCGGCTACGGCGGTGCCAGGGTCTCGAAGTTGCGCCAGCAGGCGGGAGAGAGCGACGGATGGCTCGGCGTGTGGGTTCATCCAGAGGAAAGGGCGAGAGGCGTGGAGAACGAGATCGTGCAGCGGTCCGTGGACTACCTCCGCGCCAAAGGTATCCGGAAGGCCAAGTACTTCGACCTGAAGGGGACCGACTGGAGGGACACGGTCAGACATGACTTCGGCTTCAGCGCGGTCCACCGCGAGTTCTTCATGGTCAAGAAGGGCAGGGAACTGCCGGAGATGGCCTTGCCCGAAGGCCTAGGCTTCAGGGACTTCATGCTATCCAAGGCGAAGGACAAGCAGCTCGGGGACCTTGTGACTCTAGAGAACGATGCCTTCTCCGAGGACAAGAACTACACGCCGAACACGATCGACTCGCTCAGGAAGTGGAAGGAGTCATCGCCCAATATCGTCAGGATCAACTTCGCCGTGATGGAGGACAAGGTCGTCGGCGTCTGCATCTCCGAGATCGAGCTGATGCACAACAAGGTGCACAAGATCGATGCGGGATGGATCAGGCTCTTCGGCGTCGCCAAAGGCCACAGGAACAGGGGCATCGGGAAGGCCCTCCTGCACAACGGGATGCAGTGGCACTGGGACCAGGGGATGGACACGCTCTACGTCGGCGTGGACGAGTGGAACCCTCCCGCGGAGAGGGTGTACCGGTCAGTCGGGTTCAAGGTCGAGGACGAAGGCGCCATCTGGAGCCTAGACCTCTAG
- a CDS encoding ferredoxin: MKANYGYKDGSGEYFITIDTDKCNCCEECVKVCPAGVLEMVANDFDIEADDMPAVTEKERWKIKYTCAPCKPVGKESTPPCIEACKEDAIEHSW; the protein is encoded by the coding sequence ATGAAAGCGAACTACGGCTACAAGGACGGCTCGGGCGAGTACTTCATCACCATAGACACGGACAAGTGCAACTGCTGCGAGGAGTGCGTGAAGGTGTGTCCCGCAGGCGTGCTGGAGATGGTGGCCAACGACTTCGACATCGAGGCCGATGACATGCCCGCCGTCACGGAGAAGGAGCGCTGGAAGATCAAGTACACGTGCGCGCCGTGCAAGCCCGTGGGCAAGGAATCCACGCCGCCGTGCATAGAGGCGTGCAAGGAAGACGCGATCGAGCACTCCTGGTAA
- a CDS encoding FAD-dependent oxidoreductase — translation MVSIRIDETEFSAEDGDSILQAADRTDVYIPRLCYHPSLPPGAGGKPAEVVYRGEDKFECASPREFDGCRLCLVEIEGEEELVRACDTPAEEGMVVLTNTERVVAERRKNLSKILATHPHVCLTCEQVEGCPREPCSMDVPWEERCCPELGRCELQRVAEYIGIPIDTPRYVTRKLSIQDQEPLIVRDNELCINCTRCVRACGEVREINALGFIFDGEDYIVGTVAPTLGDSDCKFCGACVEVCPTGALQDKGIEFATRETDLVPCKRDCPVGIDVPRYIRLIKEGKYADATAIVREKAPFPLTLGMVCFHPCEETCRRGEVSEAIAICGLKRYAAKNDDGSWKSRAKTRPDTGKSIAVVGSGPAGLTAAYYLRRLGHSVTVFEGDSELGGMMRSTFPSYRLPDEPLDKDIEDILELGIEARTNTKVGESVSLEQLRNEHDSVLIATGAQLSRRLDIEGSDHPDVLWGVDFLREVRAGAAKPLSGTVLVIGGGNVAIDVALSALRNGAEKVDLACLESDEEMPAFEWEIEEARNEGVNMNTCWGPKRITIVDDKVTGIELKCCTRVFDDNGRFSPQYDESTCTMMDADYVIMAIGQAPDFSFLGEDVQTRGPVIVTDASMATNVSGVFAGGEAAKGPASVIDSIQTGRDAAISIDRYLGGNGEIEEVLAPDVEFSQSFGREEGFAGRKMTEMPSLPLNERTKSFDLIQLGYGEDDARLESSRCLQCDMRLKLERPRFPPEKWLAFTEENIDAVPEADGVIQLLDENKEVVYIAGSQNMRATLAGELQTKDDAKFFTFEEDMMYTKRETELIQQFLQKKGSMPRYNDEMDDLF, via the coding sequence ATGGTATCCATTCGCATCGATGAAACCGAGTTCTCCGCAGAGGACGGAGACTCTATTCTGCAGGCCGCGGACAGGACGGACGTCTACATCCCCAGGCTGTGCTACCATCCGAGCCTGCCGCCAGGCGCTGGCGGGAAGCCCGCCGAGGTCGTGTATCGCGGCGAGGACAAGTTCGAATGCGCGTCCCCGCGGGAGTTCGACGGCTGCAGGTTATGTCTCGTCGAGATCGAGGGAGAGGAGGAGCTCGTCCGCGCGTGCGACACGCCCGCCGAAGAAGGCATGGTGGTCCTGACTAACACCGAACGCGTCGTGGCGGAGAGGCGAAAGAACCTCAGCAAGATACTGGCGACGCACCCGCATGTCTGTCTGACGTGCGAGCAGGTTGAGGGCTGCCCGCGAGAGCCGTGCTCCATGGACGTCCCTTGGGAGGAGCGGTGCTGCCCGGAGCTCGGGCGGTGTGAGCTGCAGAGGGTGGCCGAGTACATCGGCATACCGATCGACACGCCTAGATACGTCACGCGAAAGCTCTCCATTCAGGATCAGGAACCGCTCATCGTGCGCGACAACGAGCTCTGCATCAACTGCACCAGGTGCGTCAGGGCGTGCGGCGAAGTGCGGGAGATCAACGCGCTCGGCTTCATCTTCGACGGCGAGGACTACATCGTCGGCACGGTGGCCCCCACGCTCGGCGACTCGGACTGCAAGTTCTGCGGCGCTTGCGTAGAGGTCTGCCCGACAGGTGCGTTGCAGGACAAGGGCATCGAGTTCGCCACCCGCGAGACGGACCTCGTCCCGTGCAAGAGGGACTGCCCTGTCGGGATCGACGTCCCGCGATACATCCGACTCATCAAGGAAGGGAAGTACGCTGACGCGACCGCTATCGTGCGGGAGAAGGCGCCCTTCCCGCTGACGCTCGGCATGGTGTGCTTCCATCCGTGCGAGGAGACCTGCAGGCGAGGAGAGGTGTCCGAGGCCATAGCCATCTGCGGGCTGAAGAGATACGCCGCCAAGAACGACGACGGCTCGTGGAAGAGCAGGGCCAAGACCCGCCCGGACACGGGGAAGAGCATCGCAGTCGTGGGCTCGGGACCCGCCGGACTGACGGCCGCCTACTACCTGAGGAGGCTCGGGCATTCGGTCACGGTCTTCGAGGGCGATTCGGAGCTTGGCGGGATGATGCGCTCCACCTTCCCGAGCTACAGGCTGCCCGACGAGCCGCTGGACAAGGACATCGAGGACATACTCGAGCTTGGCATCGAGGCGAGGACGAACACGAAGGTCGGTGAGTCCGTATCGCTTGAGCAGCTCAGGAACGAGCACGACTCCGTCCTCATCGCCACGGGTGCGCAGCTCAGCAGAAGGCTGGACATCGAGGGCTCGGACCATCCGGACGTCCTGTGGGGCGTCGACTTCCTGCGGGAGGTTCGGGCGGGAGCCGCCAAACCGCTGAGCGGGACGGTTCTGGTCATCGGCGGCGGGAACGTGGCGATTGACGTTGCGCTCTCCGCTCTGAGGAACGGCGCGGAGAAGGTGGACCTCGCGTGCTTGGAGTCGGACGAGGAGATGCCCGCCTTCGAGTGGGAGATAGAGGAGGCCCGCAACGAGGGCGTGAACATGAACACCTGCTGGGGACCCAAGCGCATCACGATCGTGGACGACAAGGTGACGGGCATCGAGCTGAAGTGCTGCACGCGCGTGTTCGATGACAACGGGCGATTCAGCCCGCAATACGACGAATCCACGTGCACGATGATGGACGCTGACTACGTCATCATGGCGATAGGTCAGGCGCCCGACTTCTCATTCCTGGGCGAGGATGTGCAGACGCGTGGACCAGTGATCGTGACTGACGCTTCAATGGCGACCAATGTATCCGGCGTCTTCGCGGGCGGGGAAGCCGCCAAAGGGCCCGCCTCGGTCATAGACTCGATCCAGACAGGCAGGGACGCGGCCATCTCGATAGACCGCTACCTTGGCGGGAACGGAGAGATCGAGGAGGTCCTTGCGCCCGATGTCGAGTTCTCCCAGAGCTTCGGCAGGGAGGAAGGCTTTGCGGGCAGGAAGATGACGGAGATGCCGTCGCTCCCGCTCAACGAGCGGACGAAGAGCTTCGACCTGATACAGCTGGGCTATGGTGAGGATGACGCCCGCCTGGAGTCGAGCAGGTGCCTGCAGTGCGACATGCGGCTCAAGCTCGAGAGGCCGAGGTTCCCGCCAGAGAAGTGGCTCGCGTTCACGGAGGAGAACATCGATGCTGTCCCGGAAGCGGACGGCGTGATCCAGCTGCTCGATGAGAACAAGGAGGTCGTCTACATCGCGGGATCGCAGAACATGAGGGCGACCCTGGCGGGGGAGCTGCAGACGAAGGACGACGCGAAGTTCTTCACGTTCGAAGAGGACATGATGTACACCAAGAGGGAGACCGAGCTGATACAGCAGTTCCTCCAGAAGAAGGGGAGCATGCCCAGGTACAACGACGAGATGGATGATCTGTTCTAG